The window ATCCAGTAGGCGGCGTCGAGCACCGTCACGGCGTGGTGGCGGCCGCGGCCGTGCAGGGCGCCGACGAGGGCCTGCGCGGCCTCCGACGACACCAGCGCCGCGATGGCGCGCCGCTCCTCGTCGGACAGGGGCCAGAACCGCTTGCCGAGCGGGATCGACGGCTCGACGCGCTCCAGCCGCTCCTGCGCGAGGTGCTCCCAGCGCCGGTGCGTCGCCTGCCGCAGCACGGCCCGCACGGCCCGGCCGGCCCGCGCCTCGGACAGGCTCTCGTCGTGGCCGAGCAGCGCGTCGCAGTAGCCGTGCACCATCTCCTCCAGCATGTGGGCCGTGGTGACGCCGGGCAGGTCGGAGCCGCGCGCCGCGGTCGACAGCGACAGGCCGAGGCGGATCACGTCGTGGGCCGGGTTGCCCAGCACCGTCTGGTCGAGGTCGCGGATGCGGATGCGGACCTTGCCGGCGGCGTCGGCCAGGGGCCCGAGGTTGCCGAGGTGGCAGTCGCCGCAGATCCACACCGGCGGCGCGGAAGGCACGAGGCCGGCGTCCACCGCGCCGAGCCAGTCGTAGAACCGCGCCGTCGCGCCCCGCACGTAGGCGTGGGCCGAGCGCGCCATCTTCAGCGCGCGCTTGCGCTCCAGGAGGCCGGCGCGCTCCCCCAGGCTGGGGAACTCGGCCACGGATCGTCGGTCGGTCGGCATGGAACGCTCACTCGTCCGAACCCGCGACGGGTCCGCGATCCGCAACGGCGGCCGTGCCGGTTTCGTTCGCTGAGACGAAGCTCATGCGCTCTTGTGAAGCGAGCGTGGTGAACCAGCCCGCGTAGGGCGTGTTTCGCGCCATGTGCCGGTTGAGGTCGGGGGCGCCGTCGCCCCACCACGCGGGGCCGCGCTCGCCGAGCGCCCGCTTGGCGCGGTCCACGGCGGCACGGGCTTCGACCTCGGCGGGGCGGTCGCCGGAGCGCTTCGCGGCCCCCACGGCACGGCGCGCGTCCATCAGCTCGTGCACCAGCCGTGCGCGCCGCTCCGGCGCCAGCGACGGGTCGCTGCAGCGCCACAGCCGCCCGCGCACGACGAAGTAGCGGCCGTCCGGCGTGACGGGCGGCCCCGCGCGGCGGGCTCCCGCGTCCTCGGTCCGCTTCCGCTCCGCCATGCCCCGCCCCTCCGCCGCCCGTCCGACGCGGCGGGCCGCCGCCCGGTTCCGCGGAACCCGGGCCTGCAAGGCGTGTTGGGCGAGGGACCGAAGCCGCGGGAGCCGAGCATGCTGACCAGGACCGCCATCTACGAGGGCACCATCAAGGCCGGCCACGAGGAGGAGTTCTTCCGGCGCGTGCGCGACGAGCTGGAGCCGCTGTGGCGCCGCTTCCCCAACGTGGAGGCCGTGCGGGTGCAGCGCACCACGACGGCCGACCAGGACTGCCGGCCCATCGCCATGATCCTGGAGATGGACTTCGCGGACCGGCGCGCGCTCGACGCGTGCCTCGCGTCGAGCATCCGGCCCGAGTCCCACGCCGCCACCGAGAAGGTGATGCAGCTCTTCGACGGGCGCTTCTACCACCTGGTCGCGGACGCGACCGTGCTCGACCCCGCGGGCTGAGCGCGGTGCGCTCCCGCCCCGAGCTCCAGGCCGCCGACGTGCGGGCCCTGATGGCGGCGGCCCGCGCCGAGGCCGAGGCGCGCGGGCTCGCCGTGACGGTCGCCGTGGTGGACGCGGCCGGCGTGCCGCTCGCGCTGGAGCGGCTCGACGGCGCGCGCCTCCACACGCCCGAGGCCGCGATCCTGAAGGCGCGCACGGCCGCGGTGGTCCGCACGCCCACGGCGGACCTGCAGACGGCGGTGGCGGGCGACCCGGCGCTGCTGGCCTTCCCGGATCGCTTGCCGCTCGCGGGCGGGGTGCCGCTCGTGCACGGCGGCGAGGTCGTGGGCGGCGTCGGCTCGTCGGGCGGCGAGCCCGAGGACGACCTGCGCGTCTGCGCCGCCGCGGTCGCGGCCCTGGCGAAGCTGGCCGGATGACCCGGCGAAAGGCGAGGCGGTGACCGTGAACTCCGTCCCGGCCGTCCGCCGGCTCCGGGCCGGCGACGCGGAGGCCGCCGCGGCCCTGGTCCGCTCCGCCTTCGCGGCGCAGGACGCGGCCACGGACCCGCCGTCCTCGGCGCTGCGCGAGACCGCGGACAGCCTCGGCGCCTGGATCGAGGCGGACGGCGGATGCTGCGCGGAGGAGGGTGGCGCGCTCGCGGCCCTGCTGCTGTGGGCGGAGCGGGACGGCGGCCTCTATTGCGGGCGCCTCGCCGTCGCGCCCGCGGCGCGGGGCAGGGGCCTCGCCCGCGCCCTGATGGCGGAAGCCGAGCGCGAGGCGCGCCGGCGCGGGCTGACGCGGCTGCACCTGCGGGTCCGGCTGGCCCTGCCGGGCAACCTCGCGTTCTTCGCCGCGACCGGCTTCCGCGAGGTCGCCCGCGAGGCCCACGCGGGCTACGCCGAGCCCACGACCTCCGTTATGGAGAAGCGCCTGGACCCGTGAGGGCCGTCACGGCTTGGCGGCGGCCACGCTGCGGCGCGCCCGGAAAGCGGGGGACTGCGCGGCGATCTGGTCGAGCACGGCGCGGGCCAGGAGGCCGTAGCCGCGGTCCGTCATGTGGAGGCCGTCGGACCCGATGAGCTCGGGCGCCGTGATGACCCCGCCGTCGATCCAGCCGCGCATCAGCGCGAACCGCCGCACGACGTCCACGTGCTCCTGCGCCGCCACGGCGCGCACGGCGTCGACGAATCGCTCCTTCGCGTCCGCCCGCTCGATCACGGGCGACCACTGCGGCTCCATGAGCAGCACCTCGGCGCCGCTCGCGCGGATGGCGTCGATGCCGCTCTTCAGCTCGGCCTGGAACCGGTCCATGGGCACGCCGCGCAGGGGGTCGTTGCTGCCCGTCTGCCAGATCACGAGGTCGGGGTGGCGCGACAGCACGTCGGCCTGGAGCCGCTTCGCCGTCTCGTCGATGTCCTCGCCGGCCACGCCCTCGTTCAGCACCGTCACGGCCGGATGGCCGGCGTAGCGGTCCTCGAACAGGCGCTGGAGCTGCGCCGGGTAGCTCATGGCGGGCCCGCTGGCGCCGGTGCCCTGCGTCGACGACGAGCCGAGCGCCACGATGGAGAAGGGGGCCGCCCCGGCCTGGGCGCGCGCCGGCGCGGCGAAGCCGGAGGCCGCGAGGGCGAACAGCGCCAGCAGCGCGGCGGCGAGCGGGCCGGGGCGCGGCACCTTCGGGCGGTCATCCGGCGGGGCGAACGGCATCGGGCGTCAATCCTGCGGGGGCACGGGCGGCGCGGGCCGCCCTGCGGGCGTCGAGGGCCAGCCCCGCCGCGAGCAGCGCGCCGAGGCCGACGATGTTGACCAGCAGTTGGGTCGCGACCGTGACGCCCGCGGCGCGGAAGATCAAGCGCCCGGCGAGCGCCAGCACGCAGCCGAGCGAGAACACGGCCAACGAATTGCGCCCGCAGGCCAGGACCGGCCGCAGCGCGGCGCTGCGCGCCACCGCCAGCATGCGCGGCGCGGTCAGCACGATGTAGACCTGCGCCAGCACGTCGGCGAGCCGCCAGGGCGACACGTAGGTCTTGGGCTCGTTGCCGAGGATGCCGATGATCGGGCTCGTGGCGTAGAAGTCGCCGGGCAGGGGCTGCGGCCACAGGTGCCACGCGTCGAGCACCAGCAGGCAGCCGAGCGCGTAGGCCCAGCACAGCAGGAGCAGGGCGGGCGGCGGCGCCCGCATCAGCCGGAACCCGCGCCGCACCGCGATGGCCAGCGCCGAGCCGAGCACGAACAGGAGCTGCCAGGTGAACGGGTCGAAGTACCAGTGCGCCGCGTCGGCGCGATCGACGACGTTGGGCAGGTTCCAGCGGAACAGGTTCGCGAGGCCCCACAGCAGGGCCGAGGCCGCAAGGGTGCCCGGCACGCTGCGGGCGAGGCCGAAGCGCACGAGCGGGAAGGCGGCCAGCAGCAGGATGTAGAGCGGCAGGATGTCGAGGTAGGCCGGCAGGGCGCGCAGCGACACGCCGCGCAGCGCGCCCTTCCACCCGTCGCGCAGCATCGGGCCGATCACCACCGACTGAAAGCCGATGGCCCGCTCGGCCCAGCCGACGATCACCAGCGTGCAGAGCAGCAGCAGCACCTGGACGCCGTAGATGTGCAGGCAGCGCCGGAACACGCGCCGGAGCCCCACCGCGAGGCCGTGGCGCTCGAACACGCTGTTGTAGGCGTGGGTGGCGGAGAAACCGGCGAGCAGCACGAACAGCTCCGCCGCGTCGCTGAAGCCGAAGTTGTGCAGCGTGTAGTCGGCGAGGACGTTCTTGGGGATGTGGTCGACGAAGATCGACAGCAGCGACAGGCCGCGCAGCAGGTCGACGCGCGGGTCGCGGGGGGACGAGACGGGGCTGGACGGCAACGCTCTCCTCCCGGTGTCGGACCGCACCGCCGTCGCGCCAGACAGGGTCGACGGGCCCGAGGCTAGGGCGATCCTGCCTTTCCGTCACCTGTCCGCGGGGCGGCATCCCCCTTGCTTCGGCGTTCCCCTGCCGCGGGTTTCACTCTATAGCGGCGACGGGTCCTTCAAGCCGCGCCTGGCGCAGCGCGGCCGACCACGCGGGAGACGGGCGCGCCAGCCCGAGGGAACGGTCAGCATGGACAAGATCAAGGTCGCCAACCCCGTCGTCGAGCTCGACGGCGACGAGATGACCCGCATCATCTGGCACTACATCCGCGACAAGCTGATCCACCCCTACCTCGACGTCGACCTGCACTATTACGACCTGTCGGTCGAGCACCGCGACGCCACGAACGACCAGGTGACGGTGGACGCCGCCGAGGCGATCAAGAAGCACGGCGTCGGCGTGAAATGCGCCACCATCACGCCCGACGAGGCGCGCGTGAAAGAGTTCAACCTCAAGGAGATGTGGCGCTCGCCCAACGGCACGATCCGCAACATCCTCGGCGGCGTGATCTTCCGCGAGCCCATCATCTGCCAGAACGTGCCGCGCCTCGTGCCGGGCTGGACGCAGCCCATCGTCATCGGCCGCCACGCCTACGGCGACCAGTACCGCGCCACCGACTTCGTCGTGCCCGGCAAGGGTCGCATGACCATCAAGTTCGAGGGCGACGACGGCACCGTCATCGAGAAGGAGGTGTTCAAGTTCCCGGGGGCCGGCGTCGCCCTGTCGATGTACAACCTCGAGGACTCGATCCGCGACTTCGCCCGCGCGTCGCTGAACTACGGCCTGATCCGCAAGTTCCCGGTCTACCTGTCGACCAAGAACACCATCCTGAAAAAGTACGATGGCC is drawn from Lichenibacterium dinghuense and contains these coding sequences:
- a CDS encoding DUF2252 family protein, encoding MPTDRRSVAEFPSLGERAGLLERKRALKMARSAHAYVRGATARFYDWLGAVDAGLVPSAPPVWICGDCHLGNLGPLADAAGKVRIRIRDLDQTVLGNPAHDVIRLGLSLSTAARGSDLPGVTTAHMLEEMVHGYCDALLGHDESLSEARAGRAVRAVLRQATHRRWEHLAQERLERVEPSIPLGKRFWPLSDEERRAIAALVSSEAAQALVGALHGRGRHHAVTVLDAAYWMKGCSSLGTLRYAVLLRVGGHGGSGKAKASYCLIDIKEAVASVAPAAPGAPAEPDHAARVVSGARALSPCLGDRMLPARLLGRPVVMRELMPQDLKLEIDQLTREEAVGAARFLAAVVGHSHARQMAPADRRAWADELKLHHGGGLDAPSWLWTTVVELVAHHERGYLDHCRDFALARAG
- a CDS encoding heme-binding protein, with amino-acid sequence MRSRPELQAADVRALMAAARAEAEARGLAVTVAVVDAAGVPLALERLDGARLHTPEAAILKARTAAVVRTPTADLQTAVAGDPALLAFPDRLPLAGGVPLVHGGEVVGGVGSSGGEPEDDLRVCAAAVAALAKLAG
- a CDS encoding GNAT family N-acetyltransferase, which produces MNSVPAVRRLRAGDAEAAAALVRSAFAAQDAATDPPSSALRETADSLGAWIEADGGCCAEEGGALAALLLWAERDGGLYCGRLAVAPAARGRGLARALMAEAEREARRRGLTRLHLRVRLALPGNLAFFAATGFREVAREAHAGYAEPTTSVMEKRLDP
- a CDS encoding SGNH/GDSL hydrolase family protein; protein product: MPFAPPDDRPKVPRPGPLAAALLALFALAASGFAAPARAQAGAAPFSIVALGSSSTQGTGASGPAMSYPAQLQRLFEDRYAGHPAVTVLNEGVAGEDIDETAKRLQADVLSRHPDLVIWQTGSNDPLRGVPMDRFQAELKSGIDAIRASGAEVLLMEPQWSPVIERADAKERFVDAVRAVAAQEHVDVVRRFALMRGWIDGGVITAPELIGSDGLHMTDRGYGLLARAVLDQIAAQSPAFRARRSVAAAKP
- a CDS encoding OpgC family protein, whose product is MPSSPVSSPRDPRVDLLRGLSLLSIFVDHIPKNVLADYTLHNFGFSDAAELFVLLAGFSATHAYNSVFERHGLAVGLRRVFRRCLHIYGVQVLLLLCTLVIVGWAERAIGFQSVVIGPMLRDGWKGALRGVSLRALPAYLDILPLYILLLAAFPLVRFGLARSVPGTLAASALLWGLANLFRWNLPNVVDRADAAHWYFDPFTWQLLFVLGSALAIAVRRGFRLMRAPPPALLLLCWAYALGCLLVLDAWHLWPQPLPGDFYATSPIIGILGNEPKTYVSPWRLADVLAQVYIVLTAPRMLAVARSAALRPVLACGRNSLAVFSLGCVLALAGRLIFRAAGVTVATQLLVNIVGLGALLAAGLALDARRAARAARAPAGLTPDAVRPAG
- a CDS encoding NADP-dependent isocitrate dehydrogenase — protein: MDKIKVANPVVELDGDEMTRIIWHYIRDKLIHPYLDVDLHYYDLSVEHRDATNDQVTVDAAEAIKKHGVGVKCATITPDEARVKEFNLKEMWRSPNGTIRNILGGVIFREPIICQNVPRLVPGWTQPIVIGRHAYGDQYRATDFVVPGKGRMTIKFEGDDGTVIEKEVFKFPGAGVALSMYNLEDSIRDFARASLNYGLIRKFPVYLSTKNTILKKYDGRFKDIFQEVYEAEFKDRFKAAGITYEHRLIDDMVAASMKWSGGYVWACKNYDGDVQSDTVAQGFGSLGLMTSVLMTPDGKTVEAEAAHGTVTRHYREHQKGKETSTNSIASIFAWTQGLGHRAKLDGNEALGRFAKTLEKVCVQTVESGFMTKDLALLVGPDQTWLSTTGFLDKVDANLRAAMA